One part of the Phoenix dactylifera cultivar Barhee BC4 chromosome 4, palm_55x_up_171113_PBpolish2nd_filt_p, whole genome shotgun sequence genome encodes these proteins:
- the LOC103696156 gene encoding IQ domain-containing protein IQM1-like gives MMTVRSLSLKRSHSATKMESNPSAHGVLAKSFSFKNWKRENTKLGPTVPSKNQAMDDVKAVPTSLKSPVKGAVPDVKSPGGLPGFSSPRPRCELDAAATKLQKVYKSYRTRRNLADCAVVVEEFWWKALDFASLSRSSVSFFNVEKPETAVSRWSRARTRAAKVGKGLSKDEKAQKLALQHWLEAIDPRHRYGHNLHLYYDVWFASESTEPFFYWLDVGDGREVNLEKCQRSKLHSQCIKYLGPNERESYEVIVEDGKLVYKQTEMLVNTTEGSKWIFVLSTSRTLYVGQKKKGTFQHSSFLAGAATTAAGRLVAEEGDIKAIWPYSGHYLPTEENFEEFISFLQDNNVDLTNVKRCSVDDDDYSSSKKHANEPAAEVPKMPEVVEAVIEANKVEELAKETARAAPFELGKRLSCKWTSPTGARIGCVRDYPAELQHKALEQVNLSPRVVTSPLGSKVPIPSPRPSPNVRLSPRLQYMGIPTPTVYLTLPKPKRI, from the exons ATGATGACCGTGAGATCTCTAAGTTTGAAGAGAAGTCATTCAGCAACCAAAATGGAATCTAATCCGTCTGCTCATGGTGTCCTTGCGAAGTCATTTAGCTTCAAAAACTGGAAACGAGAAAACACCAAGCTTGGACCTACTGTTCCATCTAAGAATCAAGCCATGGATGATGTCAAAGCAGTGCCGACATCCTTGAAGAGCCCGGTGAAGGGTGCAGTGCCTGATGTGAAGTCTCCAGGGGGTCTTCCTGGATTTTCTTCACCGAGGCCTCGGTGCGAGCTTGATGCAGCGGCCACCAAGCTGCAGAAGGTCTACAAGAGTTATCGGACTCGGAGAAATCTGGCAGATTGTGCCGTCGTGGTTGAGGAATTCTG GTGGAAAGCATTGGATTTTGCATCTCTCAGTCGTAGCTCCGTATCATTTTTCAATGTTGAGAAACCAGAAACAGCAGTTTCCCGTTGGTCAAGGGCACGAACCAGGGCAGCCAAG GTTGGTAAGGGCTTGTCCAAAGATGAAAAGGCTCAAAAGCTAGCACTTCAACACTGGCTTGAAGCt ATTGACCCACGCCATCGTTATGGGCACAATTTGCATTTATACTACGATGTTTGGTTTGCCAGTGAGAGCACTGAACCATTCTTCTACTG GTTGGATGTTGGAGATGGCAGAGAAGTAAACCTTGAGAAGTGCCAGAGAAGCAAGCTTCATAGCCAGTGCATCAAATATCTTGGACCG AATGAGAGGGAGTCATATGAAGTCATTGTGGAGGATGGGAAACTTGTCTACAAACAAACTGAAATGCTTGTGAACACTACTGAAGGTTCTAAGTGGATATTTGTTCTTAGCACATCAAGGACATTATATGTGGGGCAG AAGAAAAAGGGCACATTTCAACACTCAAGTTTTCTAGCTGGGGCTGCCACAACAGCTGCTGGAAGATTGGTCGCTGAAGAGGGGGATATCAAG GCTATATGGCCATATAGTGGTCACTACCTCCCAACCGAAGAGAATTTCGAGGAGTTCATTAGCTTCCTGCAGGACAACAATGTAGACCTCACCAATGTGAAG AGATGTTCTGTTGATGACGATGACTACTCCTCATCAAAGAAGCATGCCAATGAGCCAGCAGCAGAAGTACCAAAGATGCCCGAAGTCGTAGAGGCTGTGATTGAGGCTAACAAAGTTGAAGAACTTGCAAAAGAGACTGCCAGGGCAGCTCCATTCGAATTGGGCAAACGGCTATCATGCAAATGGACTTCACCTACTGGGGCTCGTATTGGTTGTGTGAGGGACTACCCAGCTGAACTCCAACATAAGGCTCTTGAACAAGTTAATCTTTCACCCAGGGTTGTCACCTCCCCCCTTGGGAGCAAGGTTCCAATCCCATCTCCACGCCCAAGCCCCAACGTGAGGCTTTCACCTAGGCTTCAATACATGGGCATCCCTACCCCCACTGTCTACCTTACTCTGCCCAAGCCCAAGAGGATATGA